A section of the Primulina eburnea isolate SZY01 chromosome 1, ASM2296580v1, whole genome shotgun sequence genome encodes:
- the LOC140807005 gene encoding uncharacterized protein — protein MPPKRKNIEGDDRTTSTDKTVKVVDEFSKVLKEKAKVHGEQIQQLLSLHTSTQGRGRVLGTTESSEDGAYDRFRRMNPHDFVSGSDPLVALEWIKSLEAIFDYLKFNDQDKVSCAVFMLVKAARIWWEATKVTVNVRELKWDAFKELFYTKYFSREVKAKKMKEFLELRQAAMTVNEYTLKFEEVCVFVSFIAENDKDKGEHFIRGLRPEIRRDVHMAKVVSYQDIVERALLAELDEQEIEKKR, from the coding sequence ATGCCTCCCAAGAGAAAGAATATAGAAGGGGATGATAGGACCACTTCTACTGATAAGACAGTGAAGGTTGTTGACGAGTTTAGTAAGGTATTGAAAGAGAAAGCAAAGGTTCACGGTGAGCAAATCCAACAGTTATTGAGCTTGCACACCTCGACTCAGGGTCGTGGTAGAGTTCTAGGCACAACAGAAAGTTCTGAAGATGGTGCCTATGATCGTTTTAGAAGAATGAACCCTCATGATTTTGTTAGTGGCTCTGATCCATTGGTGGCTCTAGAATGGATCAAGTCTTTGGAAGCCATCTTCGACTATTTGAAGTTCAATGATCAAGACAAGGTTAGTTGTGCAGTTTTTATGTTGGTCAAAGCAGCACGTATTTGGTGGGAAGCCACCAAGGTTACAGTGAATGTTCGTGAATTAAAGTGGGATGCATTCAAAGAGCTTTTCTACACCAAATATTTTTCTCGAGAGGTTAAAGCAaagaagatgaaagaatttctcGAGTTGCGACAAGCTGCCATGACTGTCAATGAGTATACTCTCAAATTTGAAGAAGTTTGTGTCTTTGTGTCTTTCATCGCCGAgaatgataaagataaaggagaGCACTTTATTCGCGGCTTGAGACCCGAGATTCGACGAGATGTTCACATGGCTAAAGTGGTTTCTTATCAAGATATTGTTGAAAGGGCACTGCTAGCTGAACTTGATGAGCAAGAGATTGAAAAGAAAAGGTAG